In Anomaloglossus baeobatrachus isolate aAnoBae1 chromosome 6, aAnoBae1.hap1, whole genome shotgun sequence, the genomic stretch CATCTGTGGATAAGAAACTGGGAGCCACTTGGAGCTCACCACCACTGTCACTGCTGGCACCAGCCGTTTGAGCAGTAATTCTACCTAAGGTAGTTTACAATGAGTATTTTGTGCCTCTAACATGTACATTGCTTTTAACTCCCCACATAGTGGGGATATTTCAGCGGATGTAATGGATTATATGCCTCCTCAGTCATAGCAGGATAATGTTATCTCTGACAGCATCTGTTTCAGTTTGTGTTCTGCACAGTTCACCTACTCTACCATTGATATGCtgaatcttttacatttttatttccaTCATTGAGAACTCACTTCTTCCAGTTTATTTATTGGATGAGAtgaacagtaaaggccgctttacacactatgacattgctaatgcgatgtcgttggggtcacggaatttgtgacgcacatccggccgcattagcgatgtcgttacgagtgacacctatgagcgattttgaatcgttgcaaaaacgttcaaaatcgctcatcggtgacatgggggtcccttctcaaatatcgctgctgcagcgtgtacgatgtagttcgtcgctcctgcggcagcacacatcgctccgtgtgatgccacaggaacgaggaacctcaccttacctgccgcccaatgtggaaggaaggaggtgggcgggatgttacgtcccgctcatctccgcccctccgctttgattgggcggccgcttagtgacgtcgctgtgacgccgcacggaccgcctccttagaaaggaggcggttcgccagtcacagcgacgtcgcagggcaggtaagtagtgtgacgggtccgggcgatgttgtgcaccacgggcagcgatttgcccgtgttgcacaaccgatgggggtacccacgctagcgatatcggtaccgatatcgcagcatgtaaagtggccttaaggcctgATGATTGTGTGGTGGACAAGACTCAGATGCACAGCGGAGGTTGCATGTGGCTTAAAGGTCCTTGGCAAAATCTCATTATTTTACTTGGAAAAAGGTGATCCTGCATGTGCTGTTAGTAGAAGAAGCTTGATAGCATTTGAGAGCTctggtcttaggggcactttgcacactgcgacatcgcaggtgcgatgtcggtggggtcaaattgaaaatgacgcacttccggcatcgcatgcgacgtcgcagtgtgtaaagcctggatgatacgattaacgagcgcaaaagcgtcgtaatcgtatcatcggtacagcgtcggcgtaatccataattacgctgacgccatggtccgatgttgttccttgctcctgcggcagcacacatcgctgtgtgtgaagtcgcaggagcgaggaacgtctcctaccggcctcactgcggcttccgtaggatatgcggaaggaaggaggtgggcgggatgtttacatcctgctcatctccgcccctccgctctgattggccgcctgccgtgtgacgtcgcagtgacgccgcacgacccgcccccttaacaaggaggcgggtcgccggccacagggacgtcgcacggcaggtgagtgtgtgtgtgaagctggcgtagcgataactttcgctacgccagctatcaccacatatcgctgctgcgacgggggcgggcactatcgcactcgacatcgcagcatcggcctgcgatgtcgtagtgtgcaaagcccgccttagtggtgGCATCACATGTGTGGAAGTTCTTTTCCACATTTCCAATTTCCGACAGACAAACATTTAACAGCCAGCTGGCTCTGCAATACGAAAATAAACCGTGGATGTACAAACTCTAATAGACTAGAAACTACATCTCTCCATCAGCATATGAAGTGAAATGCCTTTGAGAAAAGAAAGCTGGACAGCAATTTCAGCAAGGTTCTGTCACGGTCTTTTCTGCATGAGAGTTTTGACAGGCTCAGGCCACACACATTAAacgggttttatttttttttgcccacGAGGGGTTACTATCCGTTTTTGTTGCAGCAGGAGACTCTGCAAGGTAGCTCAGCTGATCCTGCTGATGTCGACTTTTGGCCTAGATAAAAAACCCTCTCCTTCCTGCAGGGTGTGCCGGTTATTCAGGATTATTCTAGAGCTGGGCTCGGAGGTGGACGGGCGCATTTCTTGCTGCTGCTGTAGTCTGGTGCTTTGTTGTGTGGAAGTGTTACCCTGGTGTTCGTACTTTCCTTTTCCCCTTCTTGGTACCTGTACACCCCCATGTGTTTCTCCTGTTGTTTGTGAGTTGTATTAGCTCCCTGTCTATTATTCGTATAGGTGGGGTTTTTTGAAGTTCTGCATCCCGGTCtgtccccttgggtggtgggtgagGAGGGGATATTACCATAAGGGCCAGGACAGGATATAGGGAGAGGCTGAGGCCTCTCTGTTGCTACCTTTAAGCATAATTCTAGGTTGAGGGCAATCCCAGGGTAACTCCCTAGCTTGAGGGTAAGCATCAGGGGCTCCCCCTTCCCCACACACTTCCAATCCCATCATGTAAGTCATGACAGAATGTCTGGCTTAACCTCTTTTCTGTTTTTGGGACCAGTATGACCCAGGCTGCAGCATTGGCTCATCTCGTGCAAAAGATCTTGAACAAGGTTGGGGGTCTGTGCTCTGAGATGGTGCATCAGCTGCAGCAGGTTGTGGGCCTATTGGTAGCAGCTCAATCCCCATGTAAACCTAAGGTGGCCCTCCCTAACAGGTTTTTGGGGGGAAAGGAGGCAGGATAGATTTGGGGTGTTTGAGGGAACATGTCACCTATATTTTCGGCTCCATCCCCATTCTATGGGGACTGAGGCTCTGCGTGCGGGGGTCATCATCTCATTGTTGCAGGATGATCCTCAAACCTGGGCCTTCTCTCTACTGGCTGATTCCCAGGCTATGCAGTCAGTAGATTAATTTTTTGTGGCTCTGGCCCTGGTCTACAGTGAGCCTGATGGCGTCTCTCTGGCGGAATCCCAGCTCTGCAACCTccagcagggggtggggctggctGAGGAGTACTGCTTGGAGTTTCAGAGATGGGCCACAGACACCCTATGGAACGAACTGGCTCTCAGCAGTCAGTTGGTCCAAGGGTTGTCTGCTCGGCTCAGGGACTCCCTTTTGCAGTACTCTGAACCCACGTCATTGGAGGTCGCCATGTTTATTGCTATCAGGGTGGTGGATACACATCTCCGAGAAAGATCCACCAAGGCCAGGGTACCTAAGGGCATTCCTGAGGTGGAAGTCCCAGTGGTTGAGGAGGATGACATCATGCAAGTTGGGGGGCTCTCCTCTCGAGTGCAGAGGTGCTCTGTTCACTGTGGGACAGGGGCTTGTTTTTATTGTAAGCATGTGTGCCATTTTATAGGGGTATATCCAGCTTGCCCCAAACTAGTCCCCCTCCTCCTATGAAGCTGAGGTTCCCTGGTCACTTTGAAGAAGGTGACCAGAACGTAATGTGTTCCTCAGTGGTTCCCTCTGCGCCGTTTACACCACCTGTGGCACATAAGAGCGATGCCCTTCCCTCTCCTCAGGCCTGGCCTGGGTGCACAGACCATGAACCAGTATTTCTGCGTCTTTTGGGACGCATTGTTCTGTCTGAAAAACCACTCATCACGGACCTTTTGGTGGAAGGTGGTCCTTGAGTATGTATTGCCTTTGTATGTCCTGTCCTTTCTCTTGGCTCTGAGACTCAATCGAAGAGGAACAGAACTGGTTTTCCCACTACCCAGGTCAATCATAGGCCTTGTATGCTTGTAAGGGCACAGCTATGAATTCTGGGTGTAAGGATATACTTTCTAGTTCAAATGTATATGTAGAACACATTATACTTTATACTCTTAAAGGCATATAGACATACTTATGAAGACAATATACTCTAAGATACACATTACATTAACTTAGCATTCAATACGACACTGTAGCCTTTCGGACACTACTGGCATCGACCAAACTTACAATTATACCAGCATAAAATATCATAAAACATTTTGGTCTGGGTCTTCAGGGGGAAGTTCTTTGTATGCCGACCACCTCCTTACAGCTGCACCACTGCTCAAGTCACATAAACTCCAGATCCACACAATGTCAAGTACTGTAGATCAGTTCATCACTACATGACATGGTTTTACTCCTTTGAATATGTCAACTCTTTTAATTCTCTTCCTTGGCAGATCTTCCTATCTTCCTGACAGAGCTTTACATCTTCCTGGCAGTACTTCCTATCTTCCTGGCAGAACTTCCTATCTTCCTGGCAGAACTTTCTATCTTCTTGGCAGACCTTCCTATCTTCCTGACAGACCTTCACATCTTCCTGGCAGTACTTCCTATCTTCTGGCAGAACTTCCTTCTTTGGTTTCTTTATAAACTACACTAGCATTATGCTCAGTTGATATCTAATTGCCTCTTTTCCTGATCTTACCATTTGAGCTTTCCTTATTTCAATGTATCACTTTATTGTTCTGGAATTCTCTACCTAATTTCTTGCATGATAACTGTTTTTGATGACACCCCATTATACTCAGCTCCCTTTGGGACCCCAAGCCTTTTTTCTCGTAAACAGTTTTCTGTCTTCTCTCATCACATACGTCCTCTTGTAATGTTTGCAAGTTACCCATCTGTGTTTAGAATCACACTTGTATATTAACCTGTGGTTTTTGCAATATATGTGTCAGGTGCTCTACTAATCGTGTGGTTGTTGTTTGCGGCTTTGCTGAATATGACAAAATTTCAAGACTGACTTATAAAGACAACCAAATTAAAAGTAATGTTAAAAACATCTCACTATCGTGAGCAATTACTCAAAAATCAGGACTAAGACACCAACTTCATGGTGAATAATTTTGAAGACGTTCAATATGCTGTTGTATGCCATAGCTGTGTTTATTTTTCATATTGGTAGGTACAGTTCACACAACAATtgaatattttttaaaataatttggaGTTATATAGTAATAGTATTGTATGCTAATTCTTATTGTCATTTCTTTGTGTAGTTTCCTGCCAGGAATTAAAGTCTCTTATACGACCAACAGGCAGAACAGCTAAATTCACTTGTGGGGTTGACGGTACTTCAGTCCTACAGCAAGGTCTTCACTGGTATCATCAAGATAGTAACAAGGTTATTAAATGGCTTCTATTCTACAAACCCGGGAAGCCAGATGAAGCTGTGCAAGAATATAAAACCAGGACATCGCTGGAAATTGTTACAGAAAGTTCTTGCACTTTGAGCATTACAAATATAAGGCCCACGGATGACGGCACATACTTCTGTGCAGCCTGGCAGAATACCACTGTCTAGTAACTACATTAGGAGATAACACAATTTCCTCCTAATGGTTGACCGCAATTTCACCTGTGTTGCACTTAAAAGGTGATCTGTCACCAACTGCATAATTACTGAATAAATGACGGCAGTACAGTCCTCTTTGAAAGTTGTCTTACTGAATATTAACACAGGAAGAGATACTGTGGAGAAATTAGCGCAAATAGTGTCTTATCCGGTGATAAGTAGATACAGTAGATAAGTGCAACTGAATACACTCACCTGGCAAGGTTGTGAGCGTTACAGCACCCGTATCAGCATATGGAAAGTAATGGCATCAGCCCCGGAATATTCGGATTCAAGATAAAAGTGGAATCGGGCTTTTTTGCCGCGCTATCATCAAGAAGCAATGTTGATTCTCTTTATTCATGTACAGGTGAAGCAAACGCGTTTCTGAGGtcgcagcctccttcatcaggacaacagagaAAATCAACAAACTTACCgaatattaaaaatattaaaaaagtgtTTTTAGAACTAACACAGATAGCCAAGAGCTATATTGTGCATTCTCATATACAAACAAATGAAGCAAATggggcacggtggctcaatggttagcactgcagtcttgcagtgctgggatcttgggtttgaatcccaccaaggacaacatctgcaaggagtttgtatgttctcctccatggatttcctcccacactccaaagacaaactgatagggagtttagattgtgagtagagttgagcgagtacctaactatttatactcggtatactcataacgagtactgattAGCATAAAGCTCTGTACCCCCAGACAATGTTTATTGTGGTTAATGAATCTCATGGATCCCCACAATAGGCACCAACTCCACATTATATTATAAGcaagagtactgtctaatacttgcatattcgttctgaatagcgtgtgcaatgcaagtcaatggggaaaaactcacaaagtaacgagtaacccaaatgccgtactattcgtgcgagtagcaaatagtgtgccattcgggttactcattacattgtgtttttttcctattgacttgcattgcacatgctattttgaatgaatacgtgagtattagacagtcctcgttatgagtatagcgagtacgaatagttaggtactcgctcaactctaattgtgagccccagtggggacagtgatgatcacgtctgcaatagcactatataagtgaataaaataaataaactcaTATGTCATTCTGTTTAAATAAGACAGTGCAGAGCCATGTGGTGGGACCCCCAGCAATCACCAAGTTATTACCTATCCTTTGCACAGGGGCTAACTTGGCACCATCCTTTTAAAGTGGTTCTCCAAGAATGAGATAGTATGGCATCAAACGGAAGCTCCTCCTAGTCCCATGTCAGAGCAGGTTGCAAACTGAAGATACACACCGTAGATCCCAAAACCCGTGTCTTAAATGGCAAGAGCACATGCCCCAGTCAGTTGGTTGCAGGGCTTTCATGTGTCAAGAAATATATCAAAATAGTCACTGAATTAATTAAGGCATGTAGTTTCCAAAATTAAGTCTCTATGGGGACTTTTTGACTGTTCTGgcatgttaaagcaccactccaacgttgttgttttttttcaacaTCAGAGTGGTACTTCTAATCAAAGGTCCCTGCCTCCACCGTCATACTCACCCTTCAgcagcttcaccttttaccgatgcCATTCTAGTCCTGTCAATAGTCCGCTAATACTGTTCACTGTCTGCACCTCAACAAGCTTTCCCTCCCTGCATTCAGCTGTATTTGCATCTTTAAGACGTGAATACAATTGATGTGAGCGCCAagacaggagcagaggagctctagtCAGCACCCTACTACGCCAGTAACTCTGGCAAGATACAGGGTACTTCTAGCCTGCACCCTGTTGAATGATGCCATGCAGAGTACATTGGGTGGTGCGATGGCACCAGAACAGCCATCAGTTTTGTTGCACACTTTGTCGCATGATGGATGCAAAAACCATCAGATGATAGTATCCCTTCATCTATGATGGGGTCTGTTTCCTCAATAGTATCTATCAAATGTTGAACACCTTAATTGAAGCCAATCATTATAGTTAAGCCACTGGTCAACACAGACGGAAGAGAaatctgtgcaagaacaatatttggGCCCTTATAAGTCCAATAGATCATCttaatgcacaattccatctgctttggaggtaaaactgggccccttacctcttgggctcttGTGCAACtgctcaggttgcaccaatgatatgtccgctcctGAGTTAAGCTTTATTGGTTTCTTTGACTGTCTTTGGGTTTAACAATTAAAAAATAGAATGTCAGAGATGAATAGTGCTATTTGTTCCTTATATTGTGTGATTTGCAAAAAATAACTGATTCTGTATCTAACTGTGAAATCACACTTTTTATTAAGTCACACCCCTAAAGTACAACACTTTTTTTTAGTTTTGCTACTATGTTTTGGGGAAAAACGTTGCAAATCTAGTGGAAGTGGTTGTCACAGCTTATTACCTGACCCATTGGAGGTGGTGGTTGTGGACGGTGCTATAGAGGTCCTGTTACCTTTGTCTGTGACTTATTCCTTTGCTTGGGAGTGGTAGGGAACAGCTGGTACAATTGGCTTCAACTGCCTAGGGCACCATAATACCTTGTTAtggtcttaaggtggtgtcacac encodes the following:
- the LOC142243939 gene encoding uncharacterized protein LOC142243939: MFIAIRVVDTHLRERSTKARVPKGIPEVEVPVVEEDDIMQVGGLSSRVQRCSVHCGTGACFYYLPIFLTELYIFLAVLPIFLAELPIFLAELSIFLADLPIFLTDLHIFLAVLPIFWQNFLLWCSTNRVVVVCGFAEYDKISRLTYKDNQIKISCQELKSLIRPTGRTAKFTCGVDGTSVLQQGLHWYHQDSNKVIKWLLFYKPGKPDEAVQEYKTRTSLEIVTESSCTLSITNIRPTDDGTYFCAAWHKDANMKKFGAGTKLLVIDQAAVKPDVTILATSKEVVKDTGFATLLCNLQNFFPDMINVMWTVDGRDGELHSEQGELVKNESSQMSSFYSWITITKSDIGKIYKCRYKHEGNVAMRDLWQEVTYDTAILKDTNQDEPKNANCSNSAGDVEASTMVIRAAQLTYMLLLLKCFVYFPFLLVLKYKFGK